The Pseudomonas sp. Marseille-Q3773 DNA window CCAGCGCAGCCGGCGCGGTGCTTTCACCGAAGGCAGCGAACGCAAAGCCGATCAGCACGAGCAACTGCAACGCCACCAGGCCGTACTGCACGGTCATGGTAGTGGTCATGCCGCGACAGCAGATCCACACCGCCAGCGCGATGAACACGCAACAGGTGCTGACATTGATCAACAGGTTGTCGGCCAACGCCGCCAGTTCGTGGTGGCCGGTGATCTGGCCAAGGAACAGGTAGAAGAAATCGACTGCCACGCCTGCCAGGTTCGACAGCACGATAGTGGTAGCGACTACCAGCCCCCAACCGCCGATCCAGCCGATCATCGGGCCGAAGGCACGCGCCGACCAGGTAAACGATGTGCCGCTGTCCGGCTCGGCCGAGTTCAGCTCGCGGTAGCCAAGGGCGACCAGCAGCATCGGCAGGAAGCCGACGATGAACACCGCTGGCAGGTGGGCGCCGACCTCGCGCACGGTCGGGCCAAGTGCGCCGGTCAGGGTATAGACCGGGGCGATGGTCGAAATGCCCAGCACCACGCTGGCCAGCAAGCCCAGCCGGCCTTTGGCCAGGCCCTTGCTGCGCTGGGTGTTGCCCGCGTCGGTCGCCACGTTGGGTGGGCGGCCGGCTTCTGTGTAATCGCTCATGAGTATTTGCCGTAGATTTTGGAATTGTTTTCACTGGCCTTGCGCACAAGGCCCGCTTTCACTCATTGAAAGCTTGCTGCGGGGAACCAGTCATCCGAGACCTTCGGGTAACGTCAGAATGCCTTCTGCCGTGCGCCCTCCCGTGCTGCGTAGGCAATGCAAGCCTCACGAAACGCCTGGAACAGACGCAGCGAGACCGGGTTTTCGGTAAATCGCCATTCCGGGTGCCATTGCACGCCGACAACAAAGCCCGGCGCCGCAGGCATGGATACCGCTTCGATCAGGCCGTCCGGGGCCCGTGCCTCGACGCGCAGGCCAGGGGCCAGGCGGTCGATACCCTGGCTGTGCAGCGAGTTGACCTCGAACTGCGCAGCCAGGCCCAGGCGCTCGAACAACCCGCCCGGCTCAATGCCGACAAGGTGACGAGGGCCATATTGCACTTCCAGAGGTGCGTCCTCGGGTTCACGGTGGTCCAGGTAACCGGGCAACTCCTGCACGCGTTGGTGCAGGCTGCCACCCAGGGCCACGTTCAATTCCTGATAACCGCGGCAGATGCAGAACACCGGCACCCCGGCAGCGATGGCCGCCTGCAGCAGCGGCAAGGTCAGGCGATCGCGCGCCAGATCGTGCCGGGTACCCGCCGCGCTGGGGGCGCCATTGTAATGATGTGGTTCAATATTTGAAGGCGAGCCGGTAAAGACAATGCCGTCCAGGCGGGCCAGCAGCGCCTGCGTGTCGCTGCCACCGTCACGCGCCGGCAAGATCAGCGGCAGGCCGGCAAAGCCGGCCGCCTCGACATACTTGTCGCCCACCGTGTGCGACGGGTTCTTCCCTACCTGCTGGCGGCAGGCGCTGACACCGATCAAGGGGACCGCATTTGCGCTCATGGGCTTACACCGTGTGCAGGTACCAGTTGTACTCAAGGTCGGAGATTGACACTTCGAACTCGGCCAGTTCGCTTTCCTTGCAGGCCACGAAGATATCGATGTAGTCCGGGCTGATGTATTGGTTGAGCACTTCACTGTCATCCAGCGCGCGCAACGCATCGCGCAGGTTGTTCGGCAGGCTCTGCTCCAGCTGCTCGTACGAGTTGCCTTCGATCGGCTGACCCGGCTCGACCTGGTTGGTCAGGCCGTGGTGCACGCCGGCGAGGATCGCTGCGAGCATCAGGTAGGGGTTGGCGTCAGCGCCGGCCACGCGGTGCTCGAGGCGGACGTTGTCGCTGCTGTCGGTGGGCACGCGCACGGCCACGGTGCGGTTGTCCAGGCCCCAGCTTGGCGCGTTGGGTACGTAGAACTGCGCACCGAAACGGCGGTAGGAGTTGATGTTCGGGCAGAGGAAGGCCATCGACGCCGGCATGGTCTCCAGCACCCCGCCGATGGCATGGCGCAGCGCATCGCTTTGCAGCGGGTCATCGCTGGCAAAGATGTTCTTGCCGGTTTTCTTGTCCAGCAACGAAATGTGCACGTGCAGACCGTTGCCGGCCTGGCCCGGGTAGGGCTTGGCCATGAAAGTGGTGTCCATTTCATGGTCGTAGGCCACGTTCTTGATCAGGCGCTTGAGCAGGATCGCGTAGTCGCAGGCCTTCAGCGGATCAGCCACATGGTGCAGGTTGACTTCGAACTGCGCCGGGGCGCTTTCCTTGACGATGGCGTCGGCGGGCAGGCCTTGTTCCTTGGCTGCTTCGAGCATGTCCTGCAGGCAGTCGGCGTATTCGTCGAGGTCGTCGATCAGGTACACCTGGGTCGACTGCGGGCGCTTGCCCGAAATGGGCGAACGCGGCGGCTGCGGGCGGCCATTCAGGTTGTCCTGGTCGATCAGGTAGAACTCCAGCTCGAACGCAGCGCAGATATCCAGGCCCAGGTCGTCGAACCGGCTCACCACCTGGCGCAGCACTTCGCGCGGGTCGGCGAAGAACGGTTCGCCTTCGAGCTCGTGCATGGTCATCAGCAGCTGGGCAGTCGGGCGCTTCTGCCAGGGTTCGTTGGAGAGGGTGCCAGGGATCGGGTAGCAGATGCGGTCGGCATCGCCGATATCCAGGCCAAGCCCGGTGCTTTCGACGGTGGAACCGTTGATATCCAGGGCAAACAGCGACGCGGGCAGGTTGATACCCTTCTCGTACACCTTGTGCAGGCTGGCCCGCTCGATGCGCTTGCCGCGTACCACGCCGTTCATGTCGGAAATCAGCAGGTCGACGTACTGCGTATCCGGATGGGCCTGGAGGAAGTCACTCATCTCGCTGGAAGAACTGGCGCACGGGGTTACCGACGTCATGGCTGTACATCCTATGATTTGCTGCGGCGATGTGGGGATACGGCTGGCGCCTCATGGGCGACGATGGTTGCAGCTGTTGTTCTTTTCACTTTCCCATCGTGGGGATTGGTTACCCGACCGGGCGCATTGATTCCCGGGGGCCGTTTCACTATAAAATGGCCAAAACGCAACAGACATTGGCAATTCGGCAAGCAGAGCGTGCACCAATGCAATATCAGATTACACATGCCGACCTTTCCCTGGTCCTGGCACTGGAACGTGGCCGCTCACTGGCCAAGGCTGCCGAGCTGCTCAAGGTGGATGTCTCGACAGTGTTTCGCTCGATCCGTCGGCTGGAATCGGCGCTGGGCACCGCCTTGTTCGTCAAGAGCCGCAAGGGCTACCTGCCGACCGACACTGCCCAGGCCCTGGCCGAGCAGGCCGAGCGCGCCGAGCAGGCGCTGGAAGCGGCGCGCATTGCCATGTCCAGTGGCGAACAGGTGGTGAGTGGCACGGTACGGCTGACCTGCACCGAAGCGGTGATGCACAGCCTGCTGCTGCCGGCGCTGGCCGAGTTCATGCCCAACTACCCGGCGCTGTCGCTGGAAATGGGCACGTCCAACACCTTCGCCAACCTCAGCCGGCGCGATGCCGACATTGCCCTGCGCCTGACCAACACGCCGCCGGAGCACCTGGTCGGGCGCAACCTCGGGTCCACCTCCTACGTAATCTGCGGCCAGCCGCAGTGGCGCGAGCGTTTGGCCGAGTCGCCGGCCAGCGTGCCGTGGATCGCCCCGGACGACTCGATGCAGGACCATCCCACGGTGGTCTGGCGCAACCAGCAGCACCCGGGGTTGAGCCCACGCTACCAGTGCAGCGGCATGTCGACCATCGCCCAGTTGGTCACGGCCGGGCTGGGCGTTGCGGCGTTGCCGGATTACATGGTGCATGCGCTGCCCGGGGTGGATGCGTTGAGCGGGCCACTGCCCGGCTGCGATACCCAGCTGTGGCTGCTGACCCGGCCGGACTGCCGGGCGTTGCGTTCGGTCCAGACTTTGTTCGAGGAGCTGACCCCGCGGTTGCGTGACGCGATGCTCTGAGGGTATCGTCAGATTCATGCATCGAGAATGTCTGTTCCGGCCCTTTCGCGGGCACGCCCGCTCCCACAGGTAAAGCGGCGGCGGTGAGAACTGTGCAGGACTTGTGGGAGCGGGCATGCCCGCGCAGAAGCCCACACCGATCCACCCGACAAAACAGCGCTTCCCTATTGGCTGGTGATTTTTTAAACTATCGAGTCCGCCTGCCCATTATCGGGCTGCACGCCCACCGCAATTGCTACTGAGGAAGACCATGGCCCGCGTAACTGTTGAAGACTGCCTGGAACACGTGGATAACCGCTTTGAGCTGGTCATGCTCTCGACCAAGCGCGCTCGCCAGCTGGCGACCGGCGGCAAAGAACCACGCGTTGCGTGGGAAAACGACAAGCCGACCGTAGTTGCCCTGCGTGAAATCGCCGAAGGCATCGTCACCAACGAATTCATCGCCGCTGAAGAGATCGTCACCGAGGATCCGGTGTTCGCCGCGTTCGAGGACGAGAACAACGAGGCTGTCTGATTGATGCCTGGTCGACGTCGCACGGCGCAAGGCCCTCTTCCTCGGCAGGAGGTGAACCCATGCCGGGTATAGAAGCTTTGGCCGAACGGCTGTCGACCTACCTTGGCCCAGAACAGGTCAACCTGGTCCGGCGCGCCTATTTCTATGCCGAACAGGCCCACGACGGGCAGCGCCGCCGCAGCGGCGAGCCCTACGTGACCCATCCGCTGGCCGTGGCCAGCATCCTCGCCGACATGCACATGGACCATCAGAGCCTGATGGCTGCCATGTTGCACGATGTGATCGAAGATACCGGCATCGCCAAGGAAGCGCTCAGCCAGCAATTCGGCGAGACCGTGGCCGAACTGGTCGATGGCGTCAGCAAGCTGACCCAGATGAACTTCGAGACCAAGGCCGAGGCGCAGGCCGAGAACTTCCAGAAGATGGCCATGGCCATGGCCCGCGATATCCGTGTGATCCTGGTCAAGCTGGCCGACCGCCTGCACAACATGCGCACCCTGGAAGTGCTGTCCGGCGAAAAGCGCCGGCGCATCGCCAAGGAAACCCTGGAGATCTACGCCCCCATCGCCAACCGCCTGGGCATGCACACCGTGCGCGTGGAGTTCGAGGACCTCGGCTTCAAGGCCATGCACCCGATGCGCTCGTCGCTGATTCACCGGGCAGTGAAAAGCGCGCGCGGCAACCGCAAGGAAATCGTCGCCAAGATCGAGCAATCGCTGGCCAACTGCCTGGCCGCCGACGGCATCGAAGGCGAGGTCAGTGGCCGGCAGAAACACCTCTATGGCATCTACAAGAAGATGCGTGGCAAGCGCCGCGCCTTCAACGAGATCATGGATGTGTATGCCTTCCGCATCGTCGTCGACAAGGTCGACACCTGTTATCGCGTGCTGGGCGCCGTGCACAACCTGTACAAGCCGCTGCCCGGTCGCTTCAAGGATTACATCGCGATTCCCAAGGCCAACGGCTACCAGTCGTTGCACACCACGCTGTTCGGCATGCACGGCGTGCCCATCGAAATCCAGATCCGCACCCGCGAGATGGAAGAGATGGCCAACAACGGTATCGCCGCACACTGGTTGTACAAGTCCAACGACGACGAGCAGCCCAAGGGCAGCCACGCGCGTGCGCGCCAGTGGGTCAAGGGGATTCTCGAACTGCAGCAACGTGCCGGCAACTCGCTGGAGTTCATCGAGAGCGTGAAGATCGACCTGTTCCCGGACGAGGTCTACGTGTTCACGCCCAAGGGCCGCATCATGGAGCTGCCCAAAGGCTCCACGGCCGTCGACTTCGCCTACGCGGTGCACACCGACGTCGGCAACAGTTGCATCGCCTGCCGCATCAACCGCCGCCTGGCACCGTTGTCCGAACCGCTGCAAAGCGGCTCGACGGTGGAGATCGTCAGCGCCCCGGGCGCACGGCCGAACCCGGCCTGGCTCAACTTCGTGGTCACCGGCAAAGCGCGCACGCACATCCGTCACGCCCTCAAGCAGCAGCGCCGCTCCGAGTCCATCAGCCTGGGCGAACGCCTGCTGAACAAGGTGCTGGCCGGCTTCGACAGCAGCCTCGAAAGCATCCCGCCAGAGCGCATCCAGGCGATTCTCGCCGAGTACCGCCTGGAGCTGATCGAAGACCTGCTGGAAGACATTGGTCTGGGCAACCGCATGGCCTACGTGGTCGCACGCCGCCTGCTGTCGGCGGAAGGCGAACAACTGCCGGCGCCGGAAGGCCCGCTGGCGATCCGCGGTACCGAAGGCCTGGTGCTGAGTTACGCCAAGTGCTGCACGCCGATCCCGGGCGACCCGATCGTCGGCCACCTGTCCGCTGGCAAGGGCATGGTCGTGCACCTGGAAAACTGCCGCAACATCAGTGAAATCCGCCACAACCCGGAGAAGTGCGTACAGCTTTCCTGGGCCAAGGACATCACGGGTGAGTTCAATGTCGAGCTGCGTGTCGAACTGGAACACCAGCGCGGCCTGATCGCGCTGCTGGCCAGCAGCGTAAACGCCGCCGACGGCAACATCGAGAAGATCAGCATGGACGAACGCGACGGCCGTATCAGCGTGGTCCAACTGGTGGTCAGCGTGCACGACCGTGTGCACCTGGCGCGTGTGATCAAGAAGCTGCGTACCCTGACCGGTGTGGTCCGCATAACCCGCATGCGTACGTAGTCCGCCAACCGCAAGGAGTCATCATGAGCAAGACCGTCATCAACAGCGACAAGGCCCCTGCCGCCATCGGCACCTACTCGCAGGCGATCAAGGCCGGCAACACCGTGTACATGTCGGGCCAGATCCCGCTGGACCCGAAGACCATGGAACTGGTCGAAGGCTTCGAAGCCCAGACCGTGCAGGTCTTCGAGAACCTCAAGGCCGTGGCTGAAGCCGCTGGCGGCTCGTTCAAGGACATCGTCAAGCTGAACATCTTCCTCACCGACCTGAGCCACTTCGCCAAGGTCAACGAGGTAATGGGCCGCTACTTCGAGCAGCCGTACCCAGCCCGTGCCGCCATCGGCGTTGCCGCGCTGCCGAAAGGCGCCCAGGTCGAAATGGACGCCATCCTGGTCATCGAGTGATGCCCCTGTGACGGGCGCCCTGCCCGTCACCCCTCCTCCTCTGCAAGGTTACCCCGTCATGCGTCAAGCCCTGCCTCTCGCGCTGGCAGCCCTGCTTCTGGGCGGCTGCGCCAGCCACAAACCCGAAGACTTCAACGGCACCTGGATCAACCAGGACGCCATTACCGCGGCCGTCAAGGGCGGCAGCCTGCGCCAGGCGCTCAATGAGCACGGCCCGGTGTTCGAGTGGAAGCTCGACGTCGCCAGCCAGCAGGCCAGCTACAGCAATGGTTTCGAGGCGGCTGACGGCCAGCTGAGGGCCAACGACAAACAATGGCAGGCCAGTTTCCAGGGCGGCCAGACCGAGCAGCTGTCGCTCGATGGCGACGAACTGCAGGCCATCGATCAGAACGGTGGCAAGCAGACCTTCGTGCGCGCCAAGGCGCCAGCGGCAGCCAGCGCGCCACTGGGGAGCAGCTTCGAGAAGGCGTTGTACCAGGCCTACCTGGGCGGCACCTGGAAGATCGTCGACGGCCAGGGCAAAGGGGCCACCGTGCGCTTCAGCGATACCGGCAACGTCACTGGCCTGCCGGGGCCAGACCGCTTCGCCCTGTGCCTGGCGGGAGATTGCGCGACCATGGGTGGCAGCAATGACAGCCTGTGGCTGGAACGCAACCAGCGTGGCGCACCCTTCATCCTCAAGCGCGATGGCGACAAGCTGGAGATCTTCCAGGCAGTGAACCGTGCGCAGCCCGACGAAATGCCCGTGTTGGCGGCCGGCAAGCGCCAGTGGCTGCTGGAGCGGGACTGAAGCCTTGTCTCGAGCCGAGCGCCGCCCTTTTGTGGGAGCGGGCATGCCTGCGAACACCGGCGAAGCCGGTGCCATACACCGCTTAGCCTGATTCGCCGGCACGCCCGCTCCCACAGGGTACCGCATCAAGCCTGAGGGTTAGTTTTTCCCCTCCAGGATGGCCGCGTAGCCTTCCCTGTAACTCGGATACACCGGCGCCCAGCCCAGCGCCCGCGCCCGCGCATTGCTGCAGCGCTTGCTGCCGGTACGCCGCACCCGCTGTTCATCGGACCACTCGGTAACCCCCATGTAGTCACGCAGCCAGGCCACCACATCGGCCAGCGGTGCGGGGTCGTCGTCGACGCCGATATAACAATCGTCCAGCGCCTTGCCATCGGCATCGGCCTGCAGCAGGAAAGCCAGCAGGCTGGCGGCATCCTCGGCATGAATGCGGTTGCCATAAAGCGGTGGCTCTGCGGCCACGCGGTAGCCTTGGCGCACCTGGCTGAGCAGCCACTCCCGGCCAGGCCCATAAATACCGGTCAAGCGCACCACACTGGCTGGAATGCCACTGGCCAAGGCCAGCCGCTCCGCCTCCAGCATCACCCGCCCGGAATAGCCTTCCGGCTCGGTGGCCGCATTTTCCTCGATCCACTCCCCATCCTTCTGCGCATAAACGCTGCTGCTGGACACAAACAGCAGGCGCCGTGGGCGCTGGCCGCGCTCGGCCAGCCAGCCCAGCACATGCCGCAAACCGTCGACATACGCCGCCTGGTAACCCGCCTCGTCGTGCTGGCTGGCCGCCACGCAATACACCAGGTAGTCCGGCGCACGCTGCGGCCAGGCGTGCGGAATGGATGGCTCGGCCAAGTCTGCAGCCACCGGTACAACACCCGCCGGCAGTTGCCCGACCGAGCGACGCAGGCCGCTGACCTGCCAGCCGCGTGCCAGCATCTGCCGGGCAAGGCGCCCGCCTACATCACCACAACCCACAACCATCACGGAAAGGTCTGACATCTCTCAACTCCCTGGACCAACTGATCAACCTGGCCACGCTACACGACGGGCGACTAGACCATAGGCGAAAAAAGCAACAAGATTACTTTTGTTAACAAGAATTACTTGCAATAATGGCGGCCAAATTGTTCTCGGCCTACTCGAGGCCTTGGAGAACGCTTACTTTTTCTTCATCAGGTCCGGCCAGCATGACACGTATTCAACCTTCCGCTTCGCCAACCCCGTCGCGCGCCTGGCGCGCCATCGCCGCGCTGACGCTCAGCCTGGTGCTGGCCCCGGTGGCCATGGCCGATGAGCCAACCGCCAACACCGCCGCGCCTGCTGCCGCCAGCGCACCCGCTGCTCCAGCCGCAGCGCCGACGGCGGACACCCCTACCGCCACCCCGGCTCAAGCCCCAGCCGTGGCAGACCCGAGCGTCGAAGCCCTGGTTGAAGATACCTCGCTGGGCATGGCCCACGACCTGTCCCCATGGGGCATGTACAAGAACGCCGACGTGGTGGTAAAGGCGGTCATGATCGGCCTGGCCATCGCCTCCATCATCACCTGGACCATCTGGATTGCCAAAGGCTTCGAGCTGATGGGCGCCAAGCGGCGCCTGCGCGGTGAAATCGCCCTGCTGAAAAAATCCGCCAGCCTGCAAGAAGCCAGCGACCATTCCAACAAGGAAGGCACCTTGGCCCATACCCTGGTCCAGGATGCGCTGGAAGAGATGCGCCTGTCGGCCAATGCCCGGGAAAAGGAAGGCATCAAGGAACGTGTCAGCTTCCGCCTGGAGCGCCTGGTACACGCCAGTGGTCGCACCATGAGCAGCGGCACCGGCGTTCTCGCCACCATCGGCTCCACCGCGCCATTCGTCGGCCTGTTCGGTACCGTATGGGGCATCATGAACAGCTTCATCGGCATCGCCAAGACCCAGACTACCAACCTGGCGGTGGTTGCTCCAGGTATTGCCGAAGCCCTGCTGGCCACTGCCCTGGGCCTGGTCGCGGCAATCCCGGCCGTGGTCATCTACAACGTCTTCGCCCGCTCCATCGCCGGCTACAAGGCCCAGGTGTCCGACGCCTCCGCCCAGGTGCTGCTGCTGGTCAGCCGTGATCTGGACCACCAGGGCAGCGAGCGCGCCGCCCCGCACATGGTGAAAGTGGGGTAAACCATGGGCCTGCATCTCAACGAAGGTGGCGACGACCTCGTCGAAAACCACGAAATCAACGTTACGCCGTTCATCGACGTGATGCTGGTGCTGCTGATCATTTTCATGGTCGCAGCTCCTCTCGCCACGGTCGACATCAAGGTCGACCTGCCGGCCTCGACTGCCAAACCGGCGCCGCGGCCGGAAAAGCCGGTGTTCGTCAGCGTCAAGGCCGACCAGAAGCTCTACGTCGGTGACGATCAGGTCCCTGCCCCCGACCAGCTTGGCCCGATGCTCGACGCCAAGACCAAGGGCGACAAGGAAACCACCATCTTCTTCCAGGCCGACAAAGGCGTGGATTACGGTGACCTGATGGAAGTGATGAACAGCATGCGCGCGGCCGGCTATTTGAAAGTCGGCCTGGTAGGTCTCGAGACGGCAGCCAAGAAATGACGAAGACGCGCTCGAACCTGGCGCGCTACGGTGGCAGCCTGGCGATCGTGCTGGGTGTGCACGTGGTCGCCGTGCTGCTGACGCTCAACTGGTCGGTGCCCCAGGCTATCGAGCTGCCCCCGGCAGCCATGATGGTCGAGCTGGCGCCGTTGCCGGAGCCTGCGCCACCACCACCCCCGAAGGCAGCGCCACAGCCGCCGGCACCGGTCGAAGAGCCACCGTTGCCGAAGCTGGCCGAGGCCCCCAAACCGAAAATCGCCATCCCCAAGCCGCCCAAGCCGAAGGCCAA harbors:
- a CDS encoding glutamine synthetase family protein, whose protein sequence is MTSVTPCASSSSEMSDFLQAHPDTQYVDLLISDMNGVVRGKRIERASLHKVYEKGINLPASLFALDINGSTVESTGLGLDIGDADRICYPIPGTLSNEPWQKRPTAQLLMTMHELEGEPFFADPREVLRQVVSRFDDLGLDICAAFELEFYLIDQDNLNGRPQPPRSPISGKRPQSTQVYLIDDLDEYADCLQDMLEAAKEQGLPADAIVKESAPAQFEVNLHHVADPLKACDYAILLKRLIKNVAYDHEMDTTFMAKPYPGQAGNGLHVHISLLDKKTGKNIFASDDPLQSDALRHAIGGVLETMPASMAFLCPNINSYRRFGAQFYVPNAPSWGLDNRTVAVRVPTDSSDNVRLEHRVAGADANPYLMLAAILAGVHHGLTNQVEPGQPIEGNSYEQLEQSLPNNLRDALRALDDSEVLNQYISPDYIDIFVACKESELAEFEVSISDLEYNWYLHTV
- a CDS encoding RidA family protein, whose translation is MSKTVINSDKAPAAIGTYSQAIKAGNTVYMSGQIPLDPKTMELVEGFEAQTVQVFENLKAVAEAAGGSFKDIVKLNIFLTDLSHFAKVNEVMGRYFEQPYPARAAIGVAALPKGAQVEMDAILVIE
- the spoT gene encoding bifunctional GTP diphosphokinase/guanosine-3',5'-bis pyrophosphate 3'-pyrophosphohydrolase; the protein is MPGIEALAERLSTYLGPEQVNLVRRAYFYAEQAHDGQRRRSGEPYVTHPLAVASILADMHMDHQSLMAAMLHDVIEDTGIAKEALSQQFGETVAELVDGVSKLTQMNFETKAEAQAENFQKMAMAMARDIRVILVKLADRLHNMRTLEVLSGEKRRRIAKETLEIYAPIANRLGMHTVRVEFEDLGFKAMHPMRSSLIHRAVKSARGNRKEIVAKIEQSLANCLAADGIEGEVSGRQKHLYGIYKKMRGKRRAFNEIMDVYAFRIVVDKVDTCYRVLGAVHNLYKPLPGRFKDYIAIPKANGYQSLHTTLFGMHGVPIEIQIRTREMEEMANNGIAAHWLYKSNDDEQPKGSHARARQWVKGILELQQRAGNSLEFIESVKIDLFPDEVYVFTPKGRIMELPKGSTAVDFAYAVHTDVGNSCIACRINRRLAPLSEPLQSGSTVEIVSAPGARPNPAWLNFVVTGKARTHIRHALKQQRRSESISLGERLLNKVLAGFDSSLESIPPERIQAILAEYRLELIEDLLEDIGLGNRMAYVVARRLLSAEGEQLPAPEGPLAIRGTEGLVLSYAKCCTPIPGDPIVGHLSAGKGMVVHLENCRNISEIRHNPEKCVQLSWAKDITGEFNVELRVELEHQRGLIALLASSVNAADGNIEKISMDERDGRISVVQLVVSVHDRVHLARVIKKLRTLTGVVRITRMRT
- a CDS encoding SDR family oxidoreductase: MSDLSVMVVGCGDVGGRLARQMLARGWQVSGLRRSVGQLPAGVVPVAADLAEPSIPHAWPQRAPDYLVYCVAASQHDEAGYQAAYVDGLRHVLGWLAERGQRPRRLLFVSSSSVYAQKDGEWIEENAATEPEGYSGRVMLEAERLALASGIPASVVRLTGIYGPGREWLLSQVRQGYRVAAEPPLYGNRIHAEDAASLLAFLLQADADGKALDDCYIGVDDDPAPLADVVAWLRDYMGVTEWSDEQRVRRTGSKRCSNARARALGWAPVYPSYREGYAAILEGKN
- the rpoZ gene encoding DNA-directed RNA polymerase subunit omega, which encodes MARVTVEDCLEHVDNRFELVMLSTKRARQLATGGKEPRVAWENDKPTVVALREIAEGIVTNEFIAAEEIVTEDPVFAAFEDENNEAV
- a CDS encoding gamma-glutamyl-gamma-aminobutyrate hydrolase family protein; amino-acid sequence: MSANAVPLIGVSACRQQVGKNPSHTVGDKYVEAAGFAGLPLILPARDGGSDTQALLARLDGIVFTGSPSNIEPHHYNGAPSAAGTRHDLARDRLTLPLLQAAIAAGVPVFCICRGYQELNVALGGSLHQRVQELPGYLDHREPEDAPLEVQYGPRHLVGIEPGGLFERLGLAAQFEVNSLHSQGIDRLAPGLRVEARAPDGLIEAVSMPAAPGFVVGVQWHPEWRFTENPVSLRLFQAFREACIAYAAREGARQKAF
- the exbD gene encoding TonB system transport protein ExbD; this translates as MGLHLNEGGDDLVENHEINVTPFIDVMLVLLIIFMVAAPLATVDIKVDLPASTAKPAPRPEKPVFVSVKADQKLYVGDDQVPAPDQLGPMLDAKTKGDKETTIFFQADKGVDYGDLMEVMNSMRAAGYLKVGLVGLETAAKK
- the exbB gene encoding tonB-system energizer ExbB, giving the protein MTRIQPSASPTPSRAWRAIAALTLSLVLAPVAMADEPTANTAAPAAASAPAAPAAAPTADTPTATPAQAPAVADPSVEALVEDTSLGMAHDLSPWGMYKNADVVVKAVMIGLAIASIITWTIWIAKGFELMGAKRRLRGEIALLKKSASLQEASDHSNKEGTLAHTLVQDALEEMRLSANAREKEGIKERVSFRLERLVHASGRTMSSGTGVLATIGSTAPFVGLFGTVWGIMNSFIGIAKTQTTNLAVVAPGIAEALLATALGLVAAIPAVVIYNVFARSIAGYKAQVSDASAQVLLLVSRDLDHQGSERAAPHMVKVG
- a CDS encoding LysR family transcriptional regulator codes for the protein MQYQITHADLSLVLALERGRSLAKAAELLKVDVSTVFRSIRRLESALGTALFVKSRKGYLPTDTAQALAEQAERAEQALEAARIAMSSGEQVVSGTVRLTCTEAVMHSLLLPALAEFMPNYPALSLEMGTSNTFANLSRRDADIALRLTNTPPEHLVGRNLGSTSYVICGQPQWRERLAESPASVPWIAPDDSMQDHPTVVWRNQQHPGLSPRYQCSGMSTIAQLVTAGLGVAALPDYMVHALPGVDALSGPLPGCDTQLWLLTRPDCRALRSVQTLFEELTPRLRDAML